The genomic DNA TAATATCAAGATATTTTTAAGAGACATTTGTTATGGAAAATGTTATTTTAACTATGATGTACAAATTATCGAAGTACTGAATTATCTAATGAATTGATCAAATAATCAAACCGGTATTAATACTtaaaaagaaggaaaacaaaCAATCATAACAGaatcaataaataataaaagcacCATGATTGAAATCCAGGAGAAAATATTGAAACGTAATACTCGTGGGGAAAAGATAAAAACGTGATACTGAATAGCAAGATGAAACATTGGAAATATGATAACAATGTCACCTTCATTTACTAAATTCGGTTCCTTCATTTCTGTTTGTTTGATTGATATTTCTAAACTGACACACGAAACAAACCAACATTTCATTAAAAATTATCCAAATTTGTTAagatttattcaatttcttagaATTTGTGAATCAAAACTGATAGCTGACCTGTTCGATAACCACAATAAAATGATGCTGCATGAAGTCGTAACCATGCACTAATGAATATGGATTACAAGTGCAGCATTTAAAACTGATGAAGAAACAACCAAATTCAACTAACAGTCAAATGATACACATATATGAGCAAATACTTGAAGCAGCATAACAATTATACGCTCGTTTACCCTCCCAACATACCGTTGAGGACAATTGTGTCTACTGCTGCATCCTCAGTAATCTGGAGTGCTGAAACGGCCTGTGCTGCAATAAGATCAGCTGAAGCTCCTGTATTGCCCCAGCTTCCATCCTCTAAGTATGAATACGATGCTTGAAGATCACCTCCATAAGCTCCATATGGTAAGGACCAATTACTGTTTTCCAACATCGCCCACTCCCATCCATCTTTATATGAATCAGAGACCTGCCCTCCCCAGTTTGCTTGACCTTGCTGAAGAAAGCAACCTCTACCTCTACCTCCATCCATAAATAGATTGAGATTGTTGGCATAATCCCAAGGGTTAAACCCCTCTTCTTTGTTTAGCATGACCGTATACGAATCATCAGAGTCTTCGCCAACTAGGACATGTAAAGCAACAGCCTCGGCCATTGCAGCGCCTTCCTCATCAAGCCTCTGCtgctcttctttctttttctgcttCTTTTGTTCTAGTTCCGAACGGATAGCAGCAGAAGTAGCAAGGGCTTTCTCCAACCGCCTCTTTTTCTTCTCAGCTTGTTTAATTCGATCCAATTCATCCTTCACttgcttctttttcccttttctccctACTGGTTGCACTTTATTGCATGCCTTGTTATCCATGAAAACTGAAAAGCTTTAGACCTAGAGTTTTATTAGCTTGTTTTTATCTTTCTTTGAAACAGCTCCTCTAAATAGTATACATTTCCCTGTAAATCTATATTTTTTCctcttttactttatttttctttatgcTACTTAACCCTAgtaattaattcttttaactaaTACAACACCAAGACTACACCCACTCAGGCCTGTACAAATATCTCATCTTACGGACAATGCAATCCCAAACAGAAACAACAGGGGAACACAAAAGAACAGAATGGTAAGCATTCACAGGTCCATCCCTTGGCATCATCCTACCTAATTTCCCACAACCCTTGCATTTACCCATCTTGTGCACACTAAGAGACCCGATAAGCTTATCCTCGTCGCAGAAATCAGTAACTGTAGTGCAAGCTCAAACAACTCACATTGCCTTCCCTACTGCAGCAAACAAGGAACAACATTTGAGTCATGTAAACATAAAAAAACAAACTCCATTGCAAAATTACACACAAGCACAGGCAAGGTGCCAGATAATATGGAAAAGAATCTCTTCCACAATTAGAAGCTCaaccatcaaacttcataaaagaaCCAACAGATGAACTAGGCCAAGTAGATCATCGACTCATGTTGAGTTAAATTGTAAAAAGCTCTGGGAACTGCATGATAAGCAACACGCCACCTTGTGCCTTCCCGATGCAGTTAACACACCAATCCTCATAGTGTAACTATATGGTAAACTATCAGAGCATACAAAAAAATCAATGGCGAGTTTGAAATTGGAAGAGTAAGACCATCATCAATGGAAATGTATGGTATAATCAAGTGAGACGAACTCAATTCCATAAACCTAACTGATCCCATAGTTTAGTAAAACTTTACAAATGGGCTAAATTGACCAAAAGGAATAAGAACAAATACTCCTAGCACTATCTGATTACTTAATTCTTCAAGTAGGTAAATATGTATTTAACTCAACGCCAAAAAGGGCTGGAAAAGATTGGAGACagctttatttaattaatatgaaGTTTCTTACCTCTACCATGTTATATTCAATCTCAATCTCATTTTCCAATTTCCAATTTCCTTCATTTTTCCTCGAATATCTCGCTAGCCAAACAGATGCTGCAACTGGATCTGTCCTATCGGTTGTAATAAACCCTAAATTCAGACTGATGTACAGTACCGTTATTGAAATTACCTGATCAGCTCTACCAAGAtgtgaattataaaatttaatcaaaACAGATCACTTTAAAACATGGATCCGATTCAGACCCAAATACCATCTAATTAAAACCACAAAAAATCTAGAAGAGaaagaaaattaaaacaaaaattcaccAAGAAAACGAAGAGAAAGTTGCATGAAGCAAACCTTATCAAGAATGTTAAcagagaaaaaggaaagaaaaggtttccCCCACTTCTAATAGTAGTAACAAAAATGGGAAGGCAAAAAAGAAGAGTCGTAAACTAAGGGATGTCTTTGGATGTCGAGAAAATCAGATAGAAAGTTGAAAAAAGGAGGG from Gossypium arboreum isolate Shixiya-1 chromosome 9, ASM2569848v2, whole genome shotgun sequence includes the following:
- the LOC108479493 gene encoding uncharacterized protein LOC108479493, producing MDNKACNKVQPVGRKGKKKQVKDELDRIKQAEKKKRRLEKALATSAAIRSELEQKKQKKKEEQQRLDEEGAAMAEAVALHVLVGEDSDDSYTVMLNKEEGFNPWDYANNLNLFMDGGRGRGCFLQQGQANWGGQVSDSYKDGWEWAMLENSNWSLPYGAYGGDLQASYSYLEDGSWGNTGASADLIAAQAVSALQITEDAAVDTIVLNGMLGG